The following coding sequences lie in one Capsicum annuum cultivar UCD-10X-F1 chromosome 5, UCD10Xv1.1, whole genome shotgun sequence genomic window:
- the LOC107869988 gene encoding calmodulin binding protein PICBP isoform X1 has product MVVELTSTQTLNSNKKPNKLRSIRFPRLSFLKKTSSKFSKSKFSCFSIDPKSEQLSPVHKMPDTSPNYMKITTSYDAKKGSNSQRGIGSIDVISVDSCTQKEDDKIKNRPVMTKIMKNFGSTRSFRRRSSRSMTTIKNHSHQDLSDSVDHYRKSTSCSEGKSCSNSSLHHSCESSFDSSDQSTSPRKYSQTLSRTTSMRSVKILINKASFKSKRRSSKCCQIPDKATCSSTIKDSKFKEHVEFYPGESESDRISKFKVCSYHHCSLHGGHYDDPSPPVKRVYRRKRLLKSQKSIRAKREFSTVDENALLQNNTQLSSSLDPSVCEQSSGTEDVGVFDVNEAIQHADLTKYSAQEQGSLLTASECCNCMARGRSDSKDDSVAASVASDLVQERNLPVLLKQDNSVSTSVEAESSKRELSKEGPFTISTRSVFDLFNGAKCGNETASAATSGNGESNTREVRPVFDIFYGAKCSNEISSVSAIDMQEKDVKADPNEYLDSTSARVMDSESKNCPPVEVVEPKKKYLSMWSLIRRHMVLDASAESENKPSAGANDEENQQDGANKSPSAEGSGSGSDFAEREMIPANEDAESQEIELRKLFTIKLVREAIEKILLPEVQSDNQSVTSESSADQESSEISHSEDVKNEEADAGSKSKTPNTEDSGGSKEEITPKEVNSKSHKRAPKHWSNLKKWILLQRFVKELEKVRKINPRKPRYLQLNPDLEAEKVNLRTQTADERKRGEEWMLDYALQQAISQLAPTQQRKVELLIKAFETVVPPQGDNSQIAFPKRRASGQEHLQIASEQNEFVPRKAEKVLAGIDRTREENDCSMYKNHDDRQSILRQKSDEVTSTLSDEAQVEGKARKEDQEDRSNDSSKEIPSSVSSLTNAVDGAEDVELAHHDGIISETSNTAQSSIADGGKDSLTEMSIRSSTSANDAAMQENVVMEATAKECAKTPKRGRGFSLLLSMSDPKEDNGASKGQAEKRSYISMWHMISQHVLSDVASKVGNELLDGIDDEVEDSSTPAGRKPCNSLQDFSETKDDAETSSEDHNPRQHGRNFCRDDAVKLIREAVNEILTTPIQDDSSDTQSVTSDIIPDQELSEAEGEVNNSSTSTESLTSLDMTEGGKMLDQETKDPKEERALPLIANKPETQKSKNWSKLKKLILLKRSIKALEKARKFNPRAPQLLPVRPNQEPEKVALRHQMTDERKKAEKWMLDYAMQNLVTTLTPARKKRVAMLVEAFEAVVPLPEV; this is encoded by the exons ATGGTAGTTGAATTAACATCAACACAAACATTAAACTCCAACAAGAAACCAAACAAACTAAGATCTATCAGATTTCCAAGACTGTCTTTCTTGAAAAAAACATCCTCAAAGTTCTCAAAATCCAAGTTTTCTTGTTTCTCCATTGATCCAAAAAGTGAGCAACTAAGTCCAGTACACAAAATGCCAGATACATCACCAAATTATATGAAGATTACAACTAGCTATGATGCCAAAAAAGGAAGCAATTCTCAG AGAGGTATTGGATCAATAGATGTGATTTCAGTTGATTCATGTACACAAAAAGAGGATGACAAAATCAAGAACAGACCAGTGAtgacaaaaataatgaagaattttGGTAGCACAAGGTCATTTAGAAGGAGGTCATCAAGATCAATGACAACAATCAAGAATCATAGTCATCAAGATCTATCTGATTCAGTTGATCATTACAGAAAATCAACAAGTTGTTCTGAAGGTAAAAGTTGTTCTAATTCAAGTTTACATCATAGTTGTGAATCTAGCTTTGATAGTAGTGATCAAAGCACGAGTCCGCGAAAATATTCGCAGACTCTATCAAGGACAACTAGtatgaggagtgtgaagattttGATAAATAAAGCTAGTTTTAAATCCAAAAGGCGTAGTTCAAAATGCTGTCAAATTCCTGATAAGGCGACGTGTTCATCGACTATTAAGGATTCTAAGTTTAAGGAACATGTTGAGTTTTATCCTGGGGAAAGTGAATCTGATAGGATTTCTAAGTTCAAAGTTTGTTCATACCATCATTGTTCTCTCCATGGAGGACATTATGATGATCCTTCACCCCCGGTGAAACGCGTGTATAGGAGGAAAAGATTGTTGAAATCACAAAAGAGCATTAGAGCAAAAAGAGAGTTTAGTACTGTTGATGAAAATGCACTTCTTCAAAATAATACTCAATTGAGCTCTAGTCTTGATCCTTCAGTTTGTGAACAAAGCAGTGGTACAGAAGATGTTGGTGTCTTCGATGTAAACGAGGCGATTCAGCATGCTGATCTTACCAAGTATTCTGCACAAGAGCAGGGCAGCCTACTTACTGCTTCAGAGTGTTGCAATTGTATGGCACGAGGGCGGAGTGACTCAAAAGATGACAGTGTTGCAGCATCAGTTGCATCTGATCTCGTGCAGGAGAGAAATCTTCCGGTTCTCTTAAAGCAAGACAATAGTGTGTCTACGTCTGTGGAGGCCGAAAGTAGCAAAAGAGAACTGTCTAAAGAGGGACCATTCACCATCAGCACGAGGTCGGTGTTTGATCTTTTTAACGGAGCAAAATGTGGCAATGAGACAGCATCAGCTGCTACATCTGGTAACGGTGAAAGTAACACCAGAGAAGTGAGACCGgtgtttgatattttttatggAGCGAAATGCAGCAACGAAATCTCTTCTGTTTCAGCTATCGATATGCAGGAGAAGGATGTCAAAGCTGATCCGAACGAGTACCTTGATAGCACATCAGCTCGAGTTATGGATTCCGAATCCAAGAATTGTCCTCCAGTCGAAGTTGTTGAACCCAAGAAGAAGTATCTGAGCATGTGGAGTCTGATTCGTAGGCATATGGTCTTGGATGCATCTGCAGAAAGTGAGAACAAGCCGTCCGCTGGAGCTAACGATGAAGAAAATCAACAGGATGGTGCCAACAAATCTCCTTCAGCTGAAGGTTCCGGCTCGGGTTCAGATTTTGCTGAAAGAGAAATGATACCTGCAAATGAGGATGCAGAAAGTCAAGAAATTGAACTGAGGAAGCTTTTCACTATCAAGCTAGTACGAGAAGCAATCGAGAAAATTCTTCTTCCAGAAGTTCAATCCGATAACCAATCAGTTACAAGTGAGTCGAGTGCAGACCAAGAATCTTCCGAAATAAGTCACAGCGAAG ACGTCAAGAATGAGGAGGCGGACGCAGGATCCAAGTCAAAAACTCCGAACACAGAAGACAGTGGCGGCTCAAAAGAGGAGATAACACCAAAAGAAGTGAATTCCAAATCCCACAAGAGAGCACCAAAACACTGGAGCAATCTCAAAAAATGGATACTCCTTCAACGGTTCGTCAAGGAATTGGAAAAGGTTAGAAAGATCAATCCAAGGAAGCCGCGTTATTTGCAGTTGAATCCTGATCTTGAAGCAGAAAAGGTGAATTTAAGAACTCAAACAGCTGATGAGAGGAAACGAGGAGAAGAATGGATGCTTGATTATGCACTTCAGCAGGCGATAAGTCAACTTGCTCCGACTCAGCAAAGGAAAGTGGAACTTCTTATAAAAGCCTTTGAAACTGTGGTTCCACCACAAGGAGATAATAGCCAGATTGCATTTCCTAAGCGAAGAGCTAGCGGTCAAGAACATTTGCAGATCGCAAGTGAGCAGAACGAATTTGTGCCTCGTAAGGCAGAGAAAGTTCTTGCAGGTATAGACAGAACGCGTGAAGAAAATGACTGCTCTATGTACAAGAATCATGATGATCGACAGTCTATACTTAGACAAAAGTCGGATGAAGTGACAAGCACCTTGAGTGATGAGGCTCAGGTGGAAGGAAAAGCTCGGAAGGAAGATCAGGAAGATAGGTCAAATGATTCTAGCAAAGAAATCCCCTCTTCTGTCTCAAGCTTAACCAATGCAGTTGATGGAGCAGAAGATGTGGAGCTTGCGCATCATGATGGCATTATTAGTGAAACATCTAATACAGCGCAGAGCTCAATTGCAGATGGCGGAAAAGACTCACTCACTGAAATGAGCATCCGGAGTTCAACTTCAGCCAATGATGCAGCAATGCAAGAAAATGTAGTTATGGAAGCGACAGCAAAAGAATGTGCGAAAACACCTAAACGTGGTCGGGGATTTTCTCTCTTGCTATCAATGTCTGATCCCAAAGAAGACAATGGAGCATCCAAGGGTCAGGCGGAAAAACGTAGTTACATCAGCATGTGGCACATGATATCACAGCATGTTCTATCAGACGTTGCATCAAAAGTTGGAAATGAACTGCTCGATGGAATTGACGATGAGGTAGAAGATAGCAGTACACCGGCTGGAAGGAAACCATGCAACTCTCTCCAGGATTTCTCCGAGACAAAGGATGATGCAGAGACAAGCAGTGAAGATCATAATCCAAGGCAACATGGGAGAAATTTCTGTAGAGATGATGCTGTCAAACTCATAAGAGAGGCAGTTAACGAGATCCTTACAACGCCAATTCAAGATGATTCATCTGATACACAGTCAGTCACCAGTGACATAATCCCAGACCAGGAACTCTCGGAGGCTGAAGGTGAAGTGAATAATAGCTCAACTTCTACAGAAAGCTTGACTAGTCTTGACATGACTGAAGGTGGAAAGATGTTGGATCAAGAAACGAAGGACCCAAAAGAAGAGAGAGCCCTTCCACTAATAGCGAACAAACCTGAGACACAAAAGTCCAAGAATTGGAGCAAACTGAAGAAACTGATCCTCCTCAAGAGATCGATCAAGGCACTGGAAAAAGCGAGGAAATTCAACCCTCGGGCACCTCAGCTTCTTCCCGTTAGACCTAATCAAGAACCAGAAAAAGTGGCCTTGAGGCATCAAATGACAGATGAGAGGAAAAAAGCAGAAAAATGGATGCTTGATTATGCAATGCAGAATTTGGTCACCACGCTAACTCCTGCTAGGAAAAAAAGAGTGGCAATGCTTGTGGAAGCATTCGAAGCAGTTGTTCCGCTCCCAGAAGTGTGA
- the LOC107869988 gene encoding calmodulin binding protein PICBP isoform X2 — MVVELTSTQTLNSNKKPNKLRSIRFPRLSFLKKTSSKFSKSKFSCFSIDPKSEQLSPVHKMPDTSPNYMKITTSYDAKKGSNSQRGIGSIDVISVDSCTQKEDDKIKNRPVMTKIMKNFGSTRSFRRRSSRSMTTIKNHSHQDLSDSVDHYRKSTSCSEVCEQSSGTEDVGVFDVNEAIQHADLTKYSAQEQGSLLTASECCNCMARGRSDSKDDSVAASVASDLVQERNLPVLLKQDNSVSTSVEAESSKRELSKEGPFTISTRSVFDLFNGAKCGNETASAATSGNGESNTREVRPVFDIFYGAKCSNEISSVSAIDMQEKDVKADPNEYLDSTSARVMDSESKNCPPVEVVEPKKKYLSMWSLIRRHMVLDASAESENKPSAGANDEENQQDGANKSPSAEGSGSGSDFAEREMIPANEDAESQEIELRKLFTIKLVREAIEKILLPEVQSDNQSVTSESSADQESSEISHSEDVKNEEADAGSKSKTPNTEDSGGSKEEITPKEVNSKSHKRAPKHWSNLKKWILLQRFVKELEKVRKINPRKPRYLQLNPDLEAEKVNLRTQTADERKRGEEWMLDYALQQAISQLAPTQQRKVELLIKAFETVVPPQGDNSQIAFPKRRASGQEHLQIASEQNEFVPRKAEKVLAGIDRTREENDCSMYKNHDDRQSILRQKSDEVTSTLSDEAQVEGKARKEDQEDRSNDSSKEIPSSVSSLTNAVDGAEDVELAHHDGIISETSNTAQSSIADGGKDSLTEMSIRSSTSANDAAMQENVVMEATAKECAKTPKRGRGFSLLLSMSDPKEDNGASKGQAEKRSYISMWHMISQHVLSDVASKVGNELLDGIDDEVEDSSTPAGRKPCNSLQDFSETKDDAETSSEDHNPRQHGRNFCRDDAVKLIREAVNEILTTPIQDDSSDTQSVTSDIIPDQELSEAEGEVNNSSTSTESLTSLDMTEGGKMLDQETKDPKEERALPLIANKPETQKSKNWSKLKKLILLKRSIKALEKARKFNPRAPQLLPVRPNQEPEKVALRHQMTDERKKAEKWMLDYAMQNLVTTLTPARKKRVAMLVEAFEAVVPLPEV, encoded by the exons ATGGTAGTTGAATTAACATCAACACAAACATTAAACTCCAACAAGAAACCAAACAAACTAAGATCTATCAGATTTCCAAGACTGTCTTTCTTGAAAAAAACATCCTCAAAGTTCTCAAAATCCAAGTTTTCTTGTTTCTCCATTGATCCAAAAAGTGAGCAACTAAGTCCAGTACACAAAATGCCAGATACATCACCAAATTATATGAAGATTACAACTAGCTATGATGCCAAAAAAGGAAGCAATTCTCAG AGAGGTATTGGATCAATAGATGTGATTTCAGTTGATTCATGTACACAAAAAGAGGATGACAAAATCAAGAACAGACCAGTGAtgacaaaaataatgaagaattttGGTAGCACAAGGTCATTTAGAAGGAGGTCATCAAGATCAATGACAACAATCAAGAATCATAGTCATCAAGATCTATCTGATTCAGTTGATCATTACAGAAAATCAACAAGTTGTTCTGAAG TTTGTGAACAAAGCAGTGGTACAGAAGATGTTGGTGTCTTCGATGTAAACGAGGCGATTCAGCATGCTGATCTTACCAAGTATTCTGCACAAGAGCAGGGCAGCCTACTTACTGCTTCAGAGTGTTGCAATTGTATGGCACGAGGGCGGAGTGACTCAAAAGATGACAGTGTTGCAGCATCAGTTGCATCTGATCTCGTGCAGGAGAGAAATCTTCCGGTTCTCTTAAAGCAAGACAATAGTGTGTCTACGTCTGTGGAGGCCGAAAGTAGCAAAAGAGAACTGTCTAAAGAGGGACCATTCACCATCAGCACGAGGTCGGTGTTTGATCTTTTTAACGGAGCAAAATGTGGCAATGAGACAGCATCAGCTGCTACATCTGGTAACGGTGAAAGTAACACCAGAGAAGTGAGACCGgtgtttgatattttttatggAGCGAAATGCAGCAACGAAATCTCTTCTGTTTCAGCTATCGATATGCAGGAGAAGGATGTCAAAGCTGATCCGAACGAGTACCTTGATAGCACATCAGCTCGAGTTATGGATTCCGAATCCAAGAATTGTCCTCCAGTCGAAGTTGTTGAACCCAAGAAGAAGTATCTGAGCATGTGGAGTCTGATTCGTAGGCATATGGTCTTGGATGCATCTGCAGAAAGTGAGAACAAGCCGTCCGCTGGAGCTAACGATGAAGAAAATCAACAGGATGGTGCCAACAAATCTCCTTCAGCTGAAGGTTCCGGCTCGGGTTCAGATTTTGCTGAAAGAGAAATGATACCTGCAAATGAGGATGCAGAAAGTCAAGAAATTGAACTGAGGAAGCTTTTCACTATCAAGCTAGTACGAGAAGCAATCGAGAAAATTCTTCTTCCAGAAGTTCAATCCGATAACCAATCAGTTACAAGTGAGTCGAGTGCAGACCAAGAATCTTCCGAAATAAGTCACAGCGAAG ACGTCAAGAATGAGGAGGCGGACGCAGGATCCAAGTCAAAAACTCCGAACACAGAAGACAGTGGCGGCTCAAAAGAGGAGATAACACCAAAAGAAGTGAATTCCAAATCCCACAAGAGAGCACCAAAACACTGGAGCAATCTCAAAAAATGGATACTCCTTCAACGGTTCGTCAAGGAATTGGAAAAGGTTAGAAAGATCAATCCAAGGAAGCCGCGTTATTTGCAGTTGAATCCTGATCTTGAAGCAGAAAAGGTGAATTTAAGAACTCAAACAGCTGATGAGAGGAAACGAGGAGAAGAATGGATGCTTGATTATGCACTTCAGCAGGCGATAAGTCAACTTGCTCCGACTCAGCAAAGGAAAGTGGAACTTCTTATAAAAGCCTTTGAAACTGTGGTTCCACCACAAGGAGATAATAGCCAGATTGCATTTCCTAAGCGAAGAGCTAGCGGTCAAGAACATTTGCAGATCGCAAGTGAGCAGAACGAATTTGTGCCTCGTAAGGCAGAGAAAGTTCTTGCAGGTATAGACAGAACGCGTGAAGAAAATGACTGCTCTATGTACAAGAATCATGATGATCGACAGTCTATACTTAGACAAAAGTCGGATGAAGTGACAAGCACCTTGAGTGATGAGGCTCAGGTGGAAGGAAAAGCTCGGAAGGAAGATCAGGAAGATAGGTCAAATGATTCTAGCAAAGAAATCCCCTCTTCTGTCTCAAGCTTAACCAATGCAGTTGATGGAGCAGAAGATGTGGAGCTTGCGCATCATGATGGCATTATTAGTGAAACATCTAATACAGCGCAGAGCTCAATTGCAGATGGCGGAAAAGACTCACTCACTGAAATGAGCATCCGGAGTTCAACTTCAGCCAATGATGCAGCAATGCAAGAAAATGTAGTTATGGAAGCGACAGCAAAAGAATGTGCGAAAACACCTAAACGTGGTCGGGGATTTTCTCTCTTGCTATCAATGTCTGATCCCAAAGAAGACAATGGAGCATCCAAGGGTCAGGCGGAAAAACGTAGTTACATCAGCATGTGGCACATGATATCACAGCATGTTCTATCAGACGTTGCATCAAAAGTTGGAAATGAACTGCTCGATGGAATTGACGATGAGGTAGAAGATAGCAGTACACCGGCTGGAAGGAAACCATGCAACTCTCTCCAGGATTTCTCCGAGACAAAGGATGATGCAGAGACAAGCAGTGAAGATCATAATCCAAGGCAACATGGGAGAAATTTCTGTAGAGATGATGCTGTCAAACTCATAAGAGAGGCAGTTAACGAGATCCTTACAACGCCAATTCAAGATGATTCATCTGATACACAGTCAGTCACCAGTGACATAATCCCAGACCAGGAACTCTCGGAGGCTGAAGGTGAAGTGAATAATAGCTCAACTTCTACAGAAAGCTTGACTAGTCTTGACATGACTGAAGGTGGAAAGATGTTGGATCAAGAAACGAAGGACCCAAAAGAAGAGAGAGCCCTTCCACTAATAGCGAACAAACCTGAGACACAAAAGTCCAAGAATTGGAGCAAACTGAAGAAACTGATCCTCCTCAAGAGATCGATCAAGGCACTGGAAAAAGCGAGGAAATTCAACCCTCGGGCACCTCAGCTTCTTCCCGTTAGACCTAATCAAGAACCAGAAAAAGTGGCCTTGAGGCATCAAATGACAGATGAGAGGAAAAAAGCAGAAAAATGGATGCTTGATTATGCAATGCAGAATTTGGTCACCACGCTAACTCCTGCTAGGAAAAAAAGAGTGGCAATGCTTGTGGAAGCATTCGAAGCAGTTGTTCCGCTCCCAGAAGTGTGA